DNA from Synechococcus sp. CBW1108:
TCTGCACAGGCAGCAGCAGGCGGCGGGCGCGGGCACCACCGAATTCCTGCTCGGGCACCACTCCTTCTTCTATGGCGCCCCCAACGCCCTGGCGCGGGTGCTATTGCCGCTGTTCAAGCGGATTGAGGATTTCAGCGTGCACCCGCGAGAGTCGCAGGTGGGCCTGCCGGCCGATCTGCTCGACTACGACATCGATAACCCCGAACCGGTGACGCTGCACCACCCCCGGGAGTGATCAGTTACACGGCGATGGCCGCAGCGAAATCCAGGCCGAGATTGAGCAGTGGCTGAATCGGGTGTGCGACACCTTCAACATCCCCCCGAAGGATGCTGGCGCGGCAGCAGGGCGCCTCGGCTGGTCAGGTGGTGTCGCATCTGCTGCGCCCAACGTCACCCCTGCATCTGAGCTTGCTCGCCAGAGCACTCGAACCCGCCGCAGTGATCTGGGGGCGTTTCGGCCTTGACGTGCCGGTCAACCTGGGCCTCACGGCGACGGCTGGGCGACGATGCTGGAGGCAAAAGCACCGGAGGCGTGCATGGCCGTGGGACAACCATCGCCCGGCACCTTGCTGCCGGTGGCCCTGGTGCAGCTGCAGCCCGGGGCGGACCCCGCCACCAACCGGCACGCCGCCGAAGCCTGGCTGAAGCAGGCGCTGCAACCTCCGGCCGGAACCCCCAACCCGAAGCTGCTGATGCTGCCGGAGATCTGGAATGCCCCCTATGCGGCTGCCCGCTTCGCGGACTACGCCGAGCCGGTGCCGGAGCCCGGCAGCCTGCTGCTGGAGGGCCCGTCCGCGTCGCTGGCGATGGTGGCGCAGTTGGCGCGGCGCCATGGCGTGAGCGTGATCGCCGGCTCGATCCCCGAGCGCGGTGCCGACGGCCGCCTGCTGGCCAAGCACCGCAAGCTGCATCTGTTCGATGTGGATGTGCCCGGCGGCATCCGCTTCCGCGAATCCGACAGCCTCACGGGCGGCGACCGGCTGACGGTGCTGGACGGGGCCGGCGACCCGCTGGCCACCGGCCTGGCGGAACCGCCGGGACTCGGACTGCTGATCTGTTACGACATCCGCTTTCCGGAGCTGGCCCTGCTGATGCAGCAGCAGCTGGGCGTCGCCGTGATCGCCTGCCCCGCCGCCTTCAACACCACCACGGGCCCGCGCCACTGGCACCTGCTGATGCGCGCCCGCGCCGTGGACACCCAGTGCTTCGTGCTGGCCTGCTCCAGCGCCAGGCCCGAGGACGGCGAGGGCTATCCCAGCTACGGCCATTCCCTGGTGGTGGATCCCTGGGGAACGGTGGTTGCCGAGGCGGGCAGCGGGGAACAGGTGCTGCATGCCCAGCTGGATCTGGAACAGCTGGCCCTGGCCCGCCGGGCAATCCCCACCAGCCAGCAGCGCCGCCGCGATCTT
Protein-coding regions in this window:
- a CDS encoding carbon-nitrogen hydrolase family protein codes for the protein MLEAKAPEACMAVGQPSPGTLLPVALVQLQPGADPATNRHAAEAWLKQALQPPAGTPNPKLLMLPEIWNAPYAAARFADYAEPVPEPGSLLLEGPSASLAMVAQLARRHGVSVIAGSIPERGADGRLLAKHRKLHLFDVDVPGGIRFRESDSLTGGDRLTVLDGAGDPLATGLAEPPGLGLLICYDIRFPELALLMQQQLGVAVIACPAAFNTTTGPRHWHLLMRARAVDTQCFVLACSSARPEDGEGYPSYGHSLVVDPWGTVVAEAGSGEQVLHAQLDLEQLALARRAIPTSQQRRRDLYRLTARGRRF